The Spirosoma foliorum genome has a window encoding:
- a CDS encoding histidine phosphatase family protein, producing the protein MAIKTTSFFIEKCFHRIWIALKMPIFYFIRHGQSEGNRSLHLICGRSNHHPLTDVGIIQSEKLGYRLKDECIKFDHWFSSIAERAIQTADIIGRINDLPQASLSAQLQEQWMGDWEGQPRAQIYTEEVVQLMNADNWHYKCHNGESQFEVENRMYDFIKPFLSLPSEATIGIVTHGIAIRCLLRKLLDSSPSMTRKIQLNNTSLTILRYIRFSWYIERINDYSHLVK; encoded by the coding sequence TTGGCAATAAAGACTACTTCTTTTTTTATTGAAAAATGCTTTCACCGAATTTGGATCGCCTTAAAAATGCCTATATTTTATTTCATTCGTCACGGACAAAGTGAAGGAAATCGAAGCCTGCATTTAATTTGTGGGCGCTCTAACCATCACCCTTTGACTGACGTGGGAATTATTCAATCAGAAAAACTTGGCTATCGATTAAAAGACGAATGTATTAAGTTTGACCATTGGTTTTCAAGCATTGCTGAGCGAGCCATTCAGACCGCAGATATTATTGGGCGTATTAATGATTTACCTCAAGCATCGCTTTCCGCGCAACTTCAGGAACAATGGATGGGTGATTGGGAAGGCCAACCGCGTGCTCAGATATATACAGAGGAAGTCGTTCAGCTTATGAACGCTGACAATTGGCATTATAAATGCCACAATGGCGAATCCCAATTCGAGGTGGAAAATCGTATGTATGATTTTATAAAGCCATTTTTATCCCTACCTTCTGAAGCAACGATTGGAATTGTTACACACGGTATAGCAATCAGGTGCCTTCTACGAAAACTGCTAGATTCGTCTCCTTCAATGACTCGTAAAATTCAGCTAAATAATACGTCGTTGACAATCTTGAGATACATTCGTTTCAGCTGGTATATTGAGCGGATAAATGACTACTCACATTTGGTCAAATAA
- a CDS encoding DUF6886 family protein — MKPHKLFHISEDPNIRLFKPRPSPTQYEKIKGDVVFAVNDTLLHNYFFPRDCPRVAYFRNEVTVEHDIESFFSTSLADYIITVEASWYYKIKNTTLFCYEFDPETFTLLDENAGYYISYETVKPISVKKIDDLIEELLSRNIELRFTPNLWKLADLLNSSTLGYSMIRLRNARPKVL, encoded by the coding sequence ATGAAACCACACAAACTATTTCACATCAGTGAAGATCCAAACATTAGGCTTTTTAAGCCTCGTCCTTCACCAACTCAGTATGAAAAGATTAAAGGTGATGTAGTATTTGCAGTAAACGATACATTGCTTCATAATTATTTTTTTCCGCGAGATTGTCCTCGTGTAGCCTATTTCAGAAACGAAGTAACAGTAGAACATGATATTGAATCCTTTTTCAGTACTTCCCTTGCAGATTATATAATAACAGTTGAAGCCTCTTGGTATTATAAAATAAAAAATACCACTTTATTCTGTTATGAATTTGATCCAGAAACGTTTACTTTATTAGATGAAAATGCTGGATACTACATTTCTTATGAAACAGTTAAGCCGATTTCTGTTAAAAAAATTGACGACCTAATTGAAGAGCTATTATCAAGAAATATTGAACTTAGATTCACGCCAAATCTTTGGAAATTAGCTGATTTACTTAATTCCTCTACTTTGGGCTACTCAATGATAAGATTGAGGAACGCTAGGCCAAAAGTATTATAG
- the tmk gene encoding dTMP kinase: MNTLYPFIAIEGIDGAGKTSVRNILIKLFENINITPFIVGQHSWLNVDISRQIINIRENRYGCTPEDILLSYALDKNLHSTYNIKNACRQTVVIADRYIYSDAVYHQVLYQIPVSTTMSLHKTLCTIEPDIILFIEVDPSIAYSRLLKRSQRIQHYGRLAKLEPIQEVYNNYFKSHIDSKNSTFINFINENENIFDRVSTEIWPHILKKIKALNNKF, translated from the coding sequence ATGAACACTCTATATCCTTTTATAGCTATAGAAGGTATTGACGGCGCAGGAAAAACAAGTGTTAGAAATATTCTAATTAAATTATTTGAAAATATCAATATTACACCTTTTATTGTTGGTCAACACTCTTGGTTGAATGTTGATATATCCAGACAAATTATAAATATTAGAGAGAATAGATACGGCTGTACTCCTGAAGATATTTTGCTGTCTTATGCGTTAGATAAAAATTTGCATTCAACATACAATATTAAAAATGCATGTAGACAAACAGTTGTTATAGCTGATCGTTACATATATAGCGATGCTGTTTACCATCAGGTTTTATATCAGATTCCAGTAAGTACGACTATGAGCTTACACAAAACACTTTGTACGATTGAACCTGATATAATCTTATTTATAGAAGTTGACCCCAGTATAGCATATTCAAGACTCTTAAAACGAAGCCAACGTATCCAACATTATGGTAGGCTAGCTAAATTAGAGCCTATACAAGAGGTATATAATAATTACTTTAAGTCTCATATAGATTCTAAAAACTCAACTTTTATAAACTTTATAAACGAAAATGAAAATATTTTTGATAGGGTGAGTACGGAAATTTGGCCACACATTTTAAAAAAGATAAAAGCTCTCAATAATAAGTTTTAA